In the genome of Microthrixaceae bacterium, one region contains:
- a CDS encoding preprotein translocase, with translation MRSRFEAFRSGDVEWLLASWHPSTRPASVDLSGNPDWQGLQIVDTVDGGPDDETGIVEFRATYSTPHAGLGVHHERSRFVRDHGRWYYLDAMS, from the coding sequence TCAGGGGATGTGGAATGGCTGTTGGCTTCGTGGCATCCCTCTACCCGGCCGGCGTCGGTCGACCTCAGCGGGAACCCCGACTGGCAAGGGCTCCAGATCGTCGACACCGTCGACGGCGGCCCCGACGACGAGACCGGGATCGTCGAGTTCCGGGCCACCTACAGCACGCCTCATGCCGGTCTCGGAGTGCACCACGAACGGTCCCGGTTCGTGCGGGACCACGGTCGCTGGTACTACCTCGACGCGATGTCGTAG